In a genomic window of Streptomyces sp. NBC_01231:
- the ilvD gene encoding dihydroxy-acid dehydratase, giving the protein MPELRSRTVTHGRNMAGARALMRASGVPGADIGRKPIIAVANSFTEFVPGHTHLQPVGRIVSEAIVEAGGIPREFNTIAVDDGIAMGHGGMLYSLPSRDLIADSVEYMVEAHCADALVCISNCDKITPGMLNAALRLNIPTVFVSGGPMESGRATLVDGTVRTLDLVDAMSEAVNEKISDEDILRIEENACPTCGSCSGMFTANSMNCLTEAIGLSLPGNGSVLATHTARKQLYVDAAKTVMDITRRYYEQDDETVLPRSIATSAAFENAMALDIAMGGSTNTILHLLAAAQEAGVPFGLEEINEVSRRVPCLAKVAPNIAKDRTYYMEDVHRAGGIPALLGELHRAGLLNEDVNSVHSPSLADWLKTWDVRGGSPSPEALELWHAAPGCVRSAEAFSQSERWEALDEDAEGGCIRSAEHAYSKDGGLAVLKGNLAVDGCVVKTAGVDESIWTFEGPAVVCESQEQAVEKILLKQIKEGDVVVIRYEGPKGGPGMQEMLYPTSYLKGRGLGKACALITDGRFSGGTSGLSIGHASPEAASGGTIALVEDGDRIRIDIPNRTIELLVDQAELTRREQALGGVYAPKNRERKVSAALRAYAAMATSADKGAVRDVSKLG; this is encoded by the coding sequence ATGCCCGAGCTGAGGTCCCGCACAGTCACCCACGGCCGCAACATGGCGGGCGCACGCGCCCTTATGCGCGCCTCCGGTGTACCCGGTGCGGACATCGGCCGCAAGCCGATCATCGCGGTCGCCAACAGCTTCACCGAGTTCGTGCCGGGCCACACCCACCTGCAGCCGGTCGGCCGGATCGTCAGCGAGGCGATCGTCGAGGCCGGCGGCATCCCGCGCGAGTTCAACACGATCGCGGTGGACGACGGCATCGCGATGGGCCACGGCGGCATGCTGTACTCCCTGCCCTCCCGCGACCTCATCGCGGACTCGGTCGAGTACATGGTCGAGGCCCACTGCGCCGACGCGCTGGTCTGCATCTCCAACTGCGACAAGATCACCCCGGGCATGCTCAACGCGGCCCTGCGCCTGAACATCCCGACGGTCTTCGTCTCCGGCGGCCCGATGGAGTCCGGCCGCGCCACCCTGGTCGACGGCACGGTCCGCACGCTCGACCTGGTCGACGCGATGTCCGAGGCCGTGAACGAGAAGATCTCGGACGAGGACATCCTCCGTATCGAGGAGAACGCCTGCCCGACCTGCGGCAGCTGTTCCGGCATGTTCACCGCCAACTCGATGAACTGCCTGACCGAGGCCATCGGCCTGTCCCTCCCCGGCAACGGCTCGGTCCTGGCCACGCACACGGCCCGCAAGCAGCTGTACGTCGACGCGGCCAAGACGGTCATGGACATCACCCGCCGCTACTACGAGCAGGACGACGAGACCGTCCTCCCGCGCTCGATCGCCACCAGCGCCGCCTTCGAGAACGCGATGGCCCTGGACATCGCCATGGGCGGCTCGACGAACACGATCCTGCACCTGCTGGCCGCGGCCCAGGAGGCGGGCGTCCCGTTCGGCCTGGAGGAGATCAACGAGGTCTCGCGCCGCGTGCCCTGCCTCGCGAAGGTCGCCCCGAACATCGCCAAGGACCGCACGTACTACATGGAGGACGTGCACCGCGCCGGCGGCATCCCCGCCCTCCTCGGCGAACTGCACCGCGCGGGCCTGCTCAACGAGGACGTGAACTCGGTCCACAGCCCGTCCCTGGCGGACTGGCTCAAGACGTGGGACGTCCGCGGCGGCTCGCCGTCCCCCGAGGCCCTGGAACTGTGGCATGCGGCGCCCGGCTGCGTGCGCTCCGCCGAGGCCTTCTCCCAGTCCGAGCGCTGGGAGGCCCTGGACGAGGACGCCGAGGGCGGCTGCATCCGCTCCGCCGAGCACGCCTACTCCAAGGACGGCGGCCTGGCGGTCCTCAAGGGCAACCTGGCGGTCGACGGCTGCGTGGTGAAGACGGCCGGCGTCGACGAGTCCATCTGGACCTTCGAGGGTCCGGCGGTCGTCTGCGAGTCGCAGGAGCAGGCCGTCGAGAAGATCCTGCTGAAGCAGATCAAGGAGGGCGACGTCGTCGTCATCCGCTACGAGGGCCCCAAGGGCGGCCCCGGCATGCAGGAGATGCTCTACCCGACCTCGTATCTGAAGGGCCGCGGCCTCGGCAAGGCCTGCGCCCTGATCACCGACGGCCGCTTCTCCGGCGGTACGTCAGGCCTGTCCATCGGCCATGCGTCCCCGGAGGCGGCCTCGGGCGGCACGATCGCCCTCGTCGAGGACGGCGACCGCATCCGCATCGACATCCCGAACCGCACCATCGAACTGCTGGTGGACCAGGCCGAACTGACCCGCCGCGAGCAGGCCCTGGGCGGCGTCTACGCCCCGAAGAACCGCGAGCGCAAGGTCTCGGCGGCACTGCGCGCGTACGCGGCGATGGCCACCAGCGCCGACAAGGGCGCCGTACGAGACGTCAGCAAGCTGGGCTGA
- a CDS encoding TetR family transcriptional regulator, protein MSARGEGAPATDDVTARKRGRPPRTESADTRDRILTAARAEFSERGYDKASVRGIAKAAGVDAALVHHYFGTKEQVFEAAITVAFAPALNAQDAIADGPLDGVGERLTRFFVGIWENPTTRTPLLAIVRSAVNNETAAAVFRRLVVSQLLRRVAAQLDQPDAELRAELAAAQLVGTAILRYVIKVEPLASADVEQIIARVAPVVQGHLTGG, encoded by the coding sequence ATGAGTGCGCGCGGCGAAGGCGCCCCGGCGACGGACGACGTCACCGCTCGCAAGCGGGGCCGTCCTCCCCGTACGGAATCGGCGGACACCCGCGACCGCATCCTGACCGCGGCCCGCGCGGAGTTCTCCGAGCGGGGTTACGACAAGGCGTCGGTGCGGGGGATCGCGAAGGCGGCCGGAGTCGACGCGGCCCTGGTCCACCACTACTTCGGCACCAAGGAACAGGTCTTCGAGGCGGCGATCACCGTCGCCTTCGCGCCCGCGCTGAACGCTCAGGACGCGATCGCCGACGGCCCGCTCGACGGGGTCGGCGAGCGTCTGACCCGTTTCTTCGTCGGCATCTGGGAGAACCCCACCACCCGTACGCCGCTGCTGGCGATCGTCCGCTCGGCCGTGAACAACGAGACCGCGGCCGCCGTCTTCCGCCGCTTGGTCGTCTCCCAGTTGCTCCGTCGTGTCGCGGCCCAGCTGGACCAGCCGGACGCCGAGCTGCGTGCCGAGCTGGCGGCGGCGCAGCTGGTCGGGACGGCGATACTGCGGTACGTGATCAAGGTGGAGCCGCTGGCGTCGGCGGACGTGGAGCAGATCATCGCGCGGGTGGCACCGGTGGTGCAGGGGCATCTGACCGGCGGCTGA